Proteins encoded by one window of Sandaracinaceae bacterium:
- a CDS encoding phosphodiester glycosidase family protein, whose protein sequence is MRFVFPLLICAAGMAPGAAVAQCAADEAPSVGVVLRRCTDGDVRWVEVVADLASADVGARVSRPMERGAVVEEWAGAVVSGAAIAVPAGPFRFADLEPVGLTVGDGEHWGTTTDSPGLGVLALDARQAGVLAPAEQVVPVEPWMHDVLSGVSIVRDGVALACRDEGCAAAPRTGVGLSEDGRSLVIVAAAGWVADAPGVGDGQLGQLLAAAGAHDAVRVAEGATSTMWARGEGLVMPSSDGASRASAAFLAVVDLSAGVTGRLVGVVERMEDNRALVAARIRVETSDGTLAAEGGTLTDRAYWTFTLPARDYVVRATVAGFRTSCRVCTVEAGGESWCSQFMVRGEGMETCAPPPRGRDAGPWPAGDAGRPVDGSVEPPPPGGCAIGATAPRPGAVWLLLLSTLLLGLRRR, encoded by the coding sequence GTGAGGTTCGTGTTTCCGCTCCTGATCTGCGCGGCCGGCATGGCGCCGGGCGCCGCCGTCGCGCAGTGCGCCGCCGACGAGGCGCCCTCCGTCGGGGTGGTGCTGCGCCGCTGCACGGACGGAGACGTCCGCTGGGTCGAGGTCGTGGCGGACCTTGCGTCCGCGGACGTCGGAGCCCGCGTGTCGCGACCGATGGAGCGCGGCGCGGTGGTCGAGGAGTGGGCCGGCGCGGTGGTCTCGGGGGCGGCGATCGCGGTGCCCGCGGGGCCGTTCCGGTTCGCGGATCTCGAGCCGGTGGGGCTCACGGTCGGCGACGGAGAGCACTGGGGGACCACCACGGACTCCCCGGGGCTCGGCGTGCTCGCGCTCGACGCGCGCCAGGCGGGCGTGCTCGCCCCCGCCGAGCAGGTGGTGCCGGTGGAGCCCTGGATGCACGACGTGCTCTCCGGCGTCTCGATCGTGCGCGACGGCGTCGCCCTGGCCTGTCGCGACGAGGGCTGCGCCGCCGCGCCACGCACGGGCGTCGGGCTGAGCGAGGACGGGCGCTCCCTCGTGATCGTGGCCGCGGCCGGCTGGGTGGCCGACGCGCCCGGCGTGGGAGACGGGCAGCTGGGCCAGCTCCTCGCGGCGGCGGGCGCGCACGACGCCGTGCGGGTCGCCGAGGGCGCCACGAGCACGATGTGGGCGCGCGGAGAGGGGCTCGTCATGCCCTCGAGCGACGGCGCGTCGCGGGCGAGCGCCGCGTTCCTGGCCGTGGTGGACCTGAGCGCGGGCGTGACCGGGCGCCTCGTCGGAGTGGTCGAGCGCATGGAGGACAACCGCGCGCTCGTCGCGGCGCGGATCCGGGTCGAGACCAGCGACGGAACGCTCGCGGCGGAGGGCGGCACGCTCACCGACCGCGCGTACTGGACGTTCACGCTGCCCGCGCGGGACTACGTCGTGCGGGCCACGGTGGCGGGCTTCCGCACCAGCTGCCGGGTGTGCACGGTCGAGGCGGGCGGCGAGTCCTGGTGCAGCCAGTTCATGGTGCGCGGGGAGGGCATGGAGACCTGCGCCCCGCCGCCGCGCGGACGGGACGCCGGCCCGTGGCCCGCCGGCGACGCGGGCCGACCCGTCGACGGCTCGGTCGAGCCCCCGCCGCCTGGGGGCTGCGCGATCGGCGCGACCGCGCCGCGGCCCGGCGCGGTCTGGCTCCTTCTGCTCTCGACGCTCCTCCTGGGGCTGCGCCGACGCTGA
- a CDS encoding serine/threonine-protein kinase, producing the protein MAETPQDPASDGGGLTLGPYRLVKRLAVGGMAEIFLARREGPEGFARELVVKRILPHLCADEEFVQMFLDEARLAAKLHHPNVVHVYDFGHADESYYLAMELVRGVDLRALVDRAAALSERGGAQFGAPTRGMPPHHAAKIVSFVCEGLAHAHALPLDDGNEGVVHRDVTPSNVLISFDGAVKLADFGIAKAQEGLDRRDPTGHGVVKGKYAYLSPEQARGEPLDARSDLFNVGILLFECLLGEPLFPQHDLHAAKRLAARGEVPELQRLSRVPPPLARVVRRALSARRADRYESALSLRAELEAFLRAHPEPSDAVELGRYARALFPDVIADDKPRAAGTVPATAPVTAVLTPVTPPGSLPPGSRPPSSGSRRGSSSARPHARGRPRRSARALVALAIGSVLLGAGAATGWFLWQTGSGQPPAAPSAPPRDPALTPPPAATPRGQLRVSTDPPGAEVRVDGVVVGLSPLVHEVDAERAHVVEVSAADDSVSGRREVVLAADEIREVRFEGGAPPRGRLRVLSSPGGATVRIDGALAGTTPLEAYVAPGRHEVRASLDGFEDAEDEVELSGPEETAVLSFALTAEPRDRAPPERPRGAGVLMISTTPWSEVYLGGRHLGTTPLANVRLPAGRHVLSLRHPGRPARRHPVSIRAGRTTRVRLAL; encoded by the coding sequence GTGGCAGAGACCCCCCAGGACCCCGCGAGCGACGGAGGCGGGCTGACGCTCGGGCCGTACCGGCTCGTCAAGCGGCTGGCGGTCGGGGGCATGGCGGAGATCTTCCTCGCGCGTCGCGAGGGGCCCGAGGGCTTCGCGCGCGAGCTGGTGGTCAAGCGGATCCTCCCCCACCTCTGCGCGGACGAGGAGTTCGTCCAGATGTTCCTGGACGAGGCGCGGCTCGCGGCGAAGCTGCACCACCCGAACGTGGTCCACGTCTACGACTTCGGGCACGCGGACGAGTCCTACTACCTCGCGATGGAGCTGGTGCGCGGGGTGGATCTGCGCGCCCTGGTGGATCGGGCCGCGGCGCTGTCGGAGCGCGGTGGCGCCCAGTTCGGCGCGCCCACGCGCGGCATGCCTCCCCACCACGCGGCCAAGATCGTGAGCTTCGTCTGCGAGGGGCTGGCGCACGCGCACGCGCTGCCGCTCGACGACGGAAACGAGGGCGTCGTGCACCGCGACGTGACGCCGTCCAACGTGCTCATCAGCTTCGATGGAGCGGTGAAGCTCGCCGACTTCGGCATCGCGAAGGCGCAGGAGGGATTGGACCGGCGCGATCCCACCGGGCACGGCGTGGTGAAGGGCAAGTACGCGTACCTGTCTCCCGAGCAGGCGCGCGGCGAGCCGCTCGACGCGCGCAGCGATCTCTTCAATGTCGGCATCCTGCTCTTCGAGTGCCTGCTGGGGGAGCCGCTCTTTCCACAGCACGATCTCCACGCCGCCAAGCGCCTCGCCGCGCGCGGGGAGGTCCCGGAGCTGCAGCGCCTCTCGCGCGTCCCGCCGCCGCTGGCGCGCGTAGTCCGTCGGGCGCTCTCGGCCCGCCGCGCGGACCGCTACGAGAGCGCGCTGAGCCTGCGCGCCGAGCTCGAGGCGTTTCTCCGCGCCCACCCCGAGCCGTCCGACGCGGTGGAGCTGGGCCGGTACGCCCGCGCGCTCTTCCCCGACGTGATCGCCGACGACAAGCCGCGCGCCGCGGGCACGGTGCCCGCCACCGCCCCGGTCACCGCGGTGCTCACACCCGTGACCCCGCCGGGGAGCCTGCCCCCCGGATCCCGCCCGCCTTCGAGCGGGTCCCGCCGCGGGTCGAGCTCCGCGAGGCCCCATGCGCGCGGCCGACCGCGCCGGAGCGCGCGCGCCCTCGTCGCGCTCGCGATCGGCAGCGTGCTGCTGGGCGCGGGCGCCGCCACGGGCTGGTTCCTCTGGCAGACCGGGTCGGGCCAGCCTCCCGCGGCGCCGAGCGCGCCGCCGCGAGACCCGGCGCTCACCCCGCCTCCGGCCGCGACGCCGCGCGGACAGCTCCGCGTGAGCACCGACCCGCCCGGGGCGGAGGTGCGCGTCGACGGCGTCGTCGTCGGACTGTCCCCGCTGGTTCACGAGGTCGACGCCGAGCGCGCCCACGTCGTGGAGGTGAGCGCCGCGGACGACTCGGTCTCCGGGCGGCGCGAGGTGGTGCTCGCCGCGGACGAGATCCGCGAGGTGCGCTTCGAGGGCGGGGCGCCCCCGAGGGGCCGGCTCCGCGTGCTGTCCTCGCCGGGCGGAGCGACGGTGCGCATCGACGGCGCCCTCGCGGGGACGACGCCGCTCGAGGCGTACGTCGCGCCCGGACGTCACGAGGTGCGCGCGAGCCTGGACGGCTTCGAGGACGCCGAGGACGAGGTGGAGCTGTCGGGCCCCGAGGAGACCGCCGTCCTCTCGTTCGCCCTGACCGCCGAGCCCCGTGACCGCGCGCCCCCCGAGCGGCCGCGCGGCGCGGGCGTGTTGATGATCTCCACCACGCCGTGGTCGGAGGTCTATCTCGGCGGGCGTCACCTCGGGACCACCCCGCTCGCCAACGTGCGGCTCCCCGCCGGGCGCCACGTGCTGAGCCTCCGGCACCCTGGGCGGCCGGCGCGGCGCCACCCGGTGTCCATCCGCGCGGGCCGCACCACCCGCGTCCGCCTGGCGCTCTGA
- a CDS encoding serine/threonine-protein kinase, producing the protein MFATGDVLGSYRVLAHLRSGGMADLYLARREGAAGFKRLVAIKVVHPRHAEDEHLVRMFLDEALLSARIDHPNVVHVEDLGQLDETYFLVMEYVHGCSLAQLMRVLGKMKRRLSPLVAVAIAARVAEGLHAAHETTDDGGELVSLVHRDVSPQNILLSHKGHVKLIDFGVAKARLRSEETNVAMLKGKVRYMPPEQATTGLVDRRSDVYSLGIVLWEMLTMRRLFAGKTEFEILLKVRDPKIEPPSRYVSEISKELDEVVLAALAPDADDRPKSAKVFRRMLARAVPRSMGLDSAHLAELMLSVVGDELEEVRHELPEEVSKLLQAEQLRVTLTELEERGREEDTTESAVDIMTVHSDLALFDIDELDDSAEDDAAGDGSHTRPGSPSAIQQRSSEMSAELEAAVAAAPTEDDADPTVVGDVPPGVLEAYRAQRLANASSHDTETDDLPTVPRRAPIAVPVPAALPAQVLAPTEHQRRSAITSRLLVAAAAIVVSMLVGGFVALIWLFGGTDEPAAGTPETATQAQE; encoded by the coding sequence TTGTTCGCAACCGGCGACGTCCTGGGCAGCTACCGGGTCCTGGCGCATCTGCGCTCGGGCGGCATGGCGGACCTGTACCTGGCCCGGCGCGAGGGGGCGGCGGGCTTCAAGCGGCTCGTCGCCATCAAGGTGGTGCACCCGCGGCACGCCGAAGACGAGCACCTCGTGCGCATGTTCCTCGACGAGGCCCTGCTCTCGGCGCGCATCGATCACCCGAACGTGGTGCACGTCGAGGACCTGGGACAGCTGGACGAGACCTACTTCCTCGTCATGGAGTACGTGCACGGCTGCTCGCTCGCGCAGCTGATGCGGGTGCTCGGCAAGATGAAGCGGCGGCTGAGCCCGCTGGTCGCGGTGGCGATCGCGGCGCGCGTGGCCGAGGGCCTGCACGCGGCGCACGAGACCACGGACGACGGCGGCGAGCTGGTCAGCCTGGTCCACCGCGACGTCAGCCCGCAGAACATCCTGCTGAGCCACAAGGGCCACGTGAAGCTCATCGACTTCGGCGTGGCGAAGGCGCGCCTCCGGAGCGAGGAGACGAACGTCGCCATGCTCAAGGGCAAGGTGCGCTACATGCCGCCCGAGCAGGCGACGACCGGGCTCGTGGATCGCCGGAGCGACGTCTACTCGCTCGGCATCGTGCTCTGGGAGATGCTGACCATGCGTCGGCTCTTCGCGGGCAAGACCGAGTTCGAGATCTTGCTCAAGGTGCGCGACCCCAAGATCGAGCCGCCGAGTCGCTACGTCTCCGAGATCTCCAAGGAGCTGGACGAGGTCGTGCTCGCGGCGCTCGCGCCCGACGCCGACGACCGCCCCAAGAGCGCCAAGGTCTTCCGACGCATGCTCGCCCGGGCGGTGCCGCGCTCGATGGGGCTCGACAGCGCGCACCTGGCCGAGCTGATGCTCTCGGTGGTCGGAGACGAGCTCGAGGAGGTGCGCCACGAGCTGCCGGAGGAGGTCAGCAAGCTCCTCCAGGCGGAGCAGCTCCGGGTCACCCTCACGGAGCTCGAGGAGCGCGGGCGAGAGGAGGACACCACGGAGAGCGCGGTCGACATCATGACCGTGCACTCGGACCTCGCGCTCTTCGACATCGACGAGCTGGACGACAGCGCCGAGGACGACGCGGCCGGCGACGGGAGCCACACCCGCCCGGGCAGCCCGAGCGCCATCCAGCAGCGCTCGAGCGAGATGAGCGCGGAGCTCGAGGCGGCGGTGGCCGCGGCGCCGACCGAGGACGACGCGGATCCGACGGTGGTCGGCGACGTCCCCCCGGGCGTGCTCGAGGCCTACCGCGCGCAGCGGCTCGCCAACGCGTCGTCGCACGACACCGAGACCGACGACCTCCCCACGGTCCCGCGACGCGCGCCGATCGCGGTCCCCGTCCCGGCCGCGCTGCCCGCGCAGGTGCTCGCGCCGACCGAGCACCAGCGCCGCTCGGCGATCACCTCGCGGCTCCTCGTCGCGGCCGCGGCCATCGTGGTGTCGATGCTGGTCGGCGGGTTCGTGGCCCTCATCTGGCTCTTCGGCGGGACGGATGAGCCGGCTGCGGGCACGCCCGAGACCGCTACGCAGGCGCAGGAGTAG
- a CDS encoding radical SAM protein has product MKRRLKVIGRAGGPTSSANPADAPRWGTGLPRSFTVDAPDGAAPRSVRELKDAIRARAPNLWKTVREHRHMAADLGEQVRTHGLRGVTKPLRSIASQARPSRDERSSRVWLDLGDFGDLIDFDDAGTFQDHGLGLLRTILKQAGVSTDLASTRTVRTWEGVRRQLRGYDMLIMNVRSYTYSQAVRAAGIFKELNPNGRVVTGGMHAAVSPDEMIATEVFDHVCTGPGEKLIVDLVTRPETFPRVFEGKGASSMAEWPNIDRTLWPRPASLRLKYKAQWPLEPGLGWGPRPVATVLTSRVCPWQCSFCNESSYIPNMGRRPVEQVIDELNALDDEYGVASVVIHDSMFFQHPSWLKKWLELYPKRANQTWPYWAAGRADTVCEWPELFERIVRETNWRTVSIGFESGSDPVLRMLNKQVTEAENAFTIDLINRIGDEQERAGEEPVKLWSNVMLAIPGERPIDAIKTVRMVKTMKRGTPSIAFYAPYPGSALGHQLIAENKNLIQGDHERNPHDEKVAGVDYDFYRDLLQGRHDAWIARGLSAEDRNRPIRLNWGGTLADLVQKA; this is encoded by the coding sequence ATGAAGAGACGGCTGAAGGTGATCGGCCGCGCGGGCGGGCCTACGTCCAGCGCGAATCCGGCGGACGCGCCTCGCTGGGGGACCGGGCTGCCGCGATCGTTCACGGTCGACGCGCCCGACGGCGCCGCGCCGCGGAGCGTTCGTGAGCTGAAGGACGCGATCCGTGCTCGCGCCCCGAACCTCTGGAAGACGGTGCGCGAGCATCGGCACATGGCCGCGGACCTCGGCGAGCAGGTGCGGACCCACGGGCTGCGCGGGGTGACCAAGCCGCTGCGGTCCATCGCGTCGCAGGCGCGCCCGTCGCGTGACGAGCGCTCCTCGCGCGTCTGGCTCGATCTCGGTGACTTCGGGGACCTGATCGACTTCGACGACGCCGGCACCTTCCAGGACCACGGCCTCGGGCTGCTCCGCACCATCCTGAAGCAGGCCGGGGTGTCGACCGATCTCGCGTCGACGCGCACCGTGCGCACCTGGGAGGGCGTGCGTCGTCAGCTGCGCGGCTACGACATGCTCATCATGAACGTGCGCAGCTACACGTACTCCCAGGCCGTGCGCGCGGCGGGGATCTTCAAGGAGCTGAACCCGAACGGGCGCGTGGTGACCGGAGGCATGCACGCCGCGGTGTCGCCCGACGAGATGATCGCGACCGAGGTCTTCGATCACGTCTGCACGGGGCCGGGCGAGAAGCTCATCGTCGACCTCGTCACGCGGCCCGAGACCTTCCCCCGCGTCTTCGAAGGCAAGGGCGCGTCGTCGATGGCGGAGTGGCCCAACATCGACCGCACGCTCTGGCCCAGGCCCGCGTCGCTGCGCCTCAAGTACAAGGCCCAGTGGCCGCTCGAGCCGGGGCTCGGCTGGGGCCCGCGCCCGGTCGCGACGGTGCTCACGAGCCGCGTGTGCCCGTGGCAGTGCAGCTTCTGCAACGAGAGCTCCTACATCCCGAACATGGGCCGCCGGCCGGTCGAGCAGGTCATCGACGAGCTGAACGCCCTCGACGACGAGTACGGGGTCGCGAGCGTGGTCATTCACGACTCGATGTTCTTCCAGCACCCGAGCTGGCTGAAGAAGTGGCTGGAGCTCTACCCGAAGCGCGCGAACCAGACCTGGCCGTACTGGGCCGCGGGCCGCGCGGACACGGTGTGCGAGTGGCCGGAGCTCTTCGAGCGGATCGTGCGTGAGACCAACTGGCGGACCGTCTCCATCGGCTTCGAGTCCGGCAGCGATCCCGTGCTGCGCATGCTCAACAAGCAGGTCACCGAGGCGGAGAACGCGTTCACCATCGACCTCATCAACCGCATCGGGGACGAGCAGGAGCGCGCGGGCGAGGAGCCGGTGAAGCTCTGGTCCAACGTCATGCTCGCCATCCCCGGCGAGCGCCCCATCGACGCCATCAAGACGGTGCGCATGGTCAAGACCATGAAGCGCGGCACACCGTCGATCGCGTTCTACGCGCCGTACCCGGGCTCCGCGCTCGGCCACCAGCTGATCGCCGAGAACAAGAACCTCATCCAGGGCGATCACGAGCGAAACCCGCACGACGAGAAGGTCGCGGGCGTCGACTACGACTTCTACCGAGATCTCCTGCAGGGGCGGCACGACGCGTGGATCGCGCGCGGGCTCTCGGCCGAGGACCGCAACCGCCCGATTCGACTCAACTGGGGCGGCACCCTCGCCGACCTCGTCCAGAAGGCATGA
- a CDS encoding FHA domain-containing protein, giving the protein MSSGTQRLGPETGMLGTDPGGALVLRRVLVRVVSGDDRGVERVLEAGTILVGSHPDADLTIRDSTVSRYHAELALLPEGVRVRDLKSTNGTFVGDSRVESIVVSPGSEIRLGRTRVELLPADVPIPDAPSERVRFGRLVGASAPMRRLYGMLERVTTTDAPVLIFGEAGVGKNEAARAVHDLSPRRAAPLVELDLRAGIAPEAVLEELERAAGGTAVLDRVDEAPKQVQDALAVALDKRERGQIDVRPIALARGDLREHVEAGTLRRDLWFSLAAVRVEVPPLRDRREDLPRLVQDLIRDIGYPDVDLTPSELGLLRAHDFPGNVRELRRMIEETLLTSDRASVPPAPQQVAVTEDLVQLPFKRAKEKLLDAFEKRYVMTLLERHDGNVSRAAQEAGVDRNHLARLAKKHSLR; this is encoded by the coding sequence ATGAGCTCCGGAACGCAGCGCTTGGGTCCCGAGACCGGCATGCTCGGGACCGATCCCGGGGGCGCGCTGGTCCTCCGGCGCGTGCTCGTCCGCGTGGTGTCCGGCGACGACCGCGGCGTCGAGCGCGTCCTCGAGGCCGGCACGATCCTCGTGGGCAGCCACCCCGACGCGGATCTCACCATCCGCGACTCGACCGTCTCCCGCTACCACGCGGAGCTGGCGCTCCTGCCCGAGGGCGTCCGGGTGCGCGACCTGAAGTCCACCAACGGCACGTTCGTGGGCGACTCGCGCGTGGAGTCCATCGTGGTCTCGCCCGGCTCCGAGATCCGGCTCGGGCGCACGCGCGTCGAGCTGCTCCCGGCCGACGTGCCCATCCCCGACGCGCCGTCCGAGCGCGTCCGCTTCGGCCGGCTCGTGGGCGCGAGCGCCCCCATGCGGCGCCTCTACGGGATGCTCGAGCGGGTGACGACGACCGACGCGCCCGTGCTGATCTTCGGCGAGGCCGGGGTCGGCAAGAACGAGGCGGCGCGCGCCGTGCACGATCTGTCGCCGCGCCGGGCCGCGCCCCTCGTCGAGCTGGATCTGCGCGCGGGCATCGCGCCCGAGGCGGTCCTCGAGGAGCTCGAGCGGGCCGCGGGGGGGACGGCGGTCCTCGACCGCGTCGACGAGGCGCCCAAGCAAGTGCAGGACGCGCTCGCGGTCGCGCTCGACAAGCGTGAGCGAGGGCAGATCGACGTGCGCCCCATCGCGCTCGCGCGCGGCGACCTGCGGGAGCACGTCGAGGCGGGCACGCTGCGGCGCGATCTCTGGTTCTCGCTCGCCGCGGTGCGCGTCGAGGTCCCGCCGCTCCGGGATCGCCGCGAGGACCTCCCCCGCCTCGTGCAGGATCTCATCCGCGACATCGGCTACCCGGACGTCGACTTGACGCCGTCCGAGCTCGGGCTGCTCCGCGCGCACGACTTCCCTGGCAACGTGCGCGAGCTCCGCCGCATGATCGAGGAGACCCTGCTCACGAGCGACCGCGCGAGCGTGCCGCCCGCCCCGCAGCAGGTCGCGGTGACCGAAGACCTCGTGCAGCTCCCGTTCAAGCGCGCGAAAGAGAAGTTGCTGGACGCGTTCGAGAAGCGGTACGTGATGACCCTGCTCGAGCGGCACGACGGCAACGTCTCGCGGGCCGCGCAGGAGGCGGGCGTGGACCGCAACCACCTCGCGCGCCTGGCCAAGAAGCACTCGCTGCGCTGA
- a CDS encoding VCBS repeat-containing protein, which translates to MGRRPLHPSRRLALASLSLWVAVSAAACASERAARVELVAERSGDGMCVWAFGDGEQVFQQRYPTDRGALLPPSGSLTFVAGARVSEEVVIGARILRGGAIVGERRARIPLADALTERTLRVARCAPFDPEGPLPLEASGRIGAGDVARVVAGDADGDGRDELLGVAGDGSIHVFGRGAESRIVASVSPGARLATLADLDGDCAIDGVVVGDDETRTVDAVAVAPTPSGALPPARDAVAGSPTGVAALARVDAEGLSIAPLGGGVARTVAGTFDRVRVEDFDGDGRDDVVASGAAGTRFFLGGDGALDERPDALPAAAASATGPMAALDADGDGAVDLVTSLGDEARLSVNRGDGLLELRGGPLAIAVDIAVVATGDVDGDCADEIILIGADGSVAVASLRDGALVPYVESWPTSVDAAVGDFDGDGLRELALTTPEGEVWLWRP; encoded by the coding sequence GTGGGCCGTCGTCCGCTCCACCCGTCGCGTCGCCTCGCCCTCGCGTCTCTCTCCTTGTGGGTGGCGGTCTCCGCCGCCGCGTGCGCGTCGGAGCGGGCGGCGCGCGTGGAGCTCGTCGCGGAGCGCAGCGGCGACGGGATGTGTGTCTGGGCCTTCGGCGACGGCGAGCAGGTCTTCCAGCAGCGCTATCCGACCGATCGCGGCGCGCTCCTGCCCCCCTCGGGCTCGCTCACCTTCGTCGCGGGCGCGCGCGTCTCCGAGGAGGTGGTAATCGGCGCCCGGATCCTACGCGGCGGGGCCATCGTGGGCGAGCGGCGGGCGCGGATCCCGCTGGCCGACGCGCTGACCGAGCGCACCCTCCGCGTCGCGCGCTGCGCCCCGTTCGACCCGGAGGGCCCCCTGCCGCTCGAGGCGTCCGGCCGGATCGGCGCGGGCGACGTGGCGCGGGTCGTGGCCGGGGACGCGGACGGCGACGGACGAGACGAGCTGCTCGGCGTGGCCGGCGACGGATCGATCCACGTCTTCGGCCGCGGCGCGGAGAGCCGGATCGTCGCGTCGGTCAGCCCGGGCGCGCGGCTGGCCACGCTCGCCGACCTGGACGGCGACTGCGCGATCGACGGCGTGGTGGTCGGCGACGACGAGACGCGCACCGTCGACGCCGTCGCGGTCGCGCCCACGCCCTCGGGCGCCCTCCCCCCGGCGCGTGACGCGGTGGCCGGCTCCCCGACCGGGGTCGCGGCGCTCGCGCGGGTCGACGCGGAGGGGCTGAGCATCGCGCCCCTCGGGGGTGGGGTCGCGCGGACCGTCGCCGGCACCTTCGATCGCGTGCGCGTCGAGGACTTCGACGGAGACGGGCGGGACGACGTGGTCGCCAGCGGCGCGGCGGGCACGCGCTTCTTCCTCGGGGGCGACGGCGCGCTCGACGAGCGGCCCGACGCGCTCCCCGCCGCGGCCGCGAGCGCGACGGGGCCGATGGCCGCGCTCGACGCGGACGGCGACGGGGCGGTGGACCTCGTGACGAGCCTGGGCGACGAGGCGCGGCTGAGCGTCAACCGGGGCGACGGGCTGCTGGAGCTCCGCGGCGGCCCGCTCGCGATCGCGGTCGACATCGCGGTCGTGGCCACGGGGGACGTCGACGGCGACTGCGCGGACGAGATCATCCTCATCGGCGCGGACGGCAGCGTCGCGGTGGCCAGCCTGCGTGACGGGGCGCTCGTGCCCTACGTCGAGAGCTGGCCCACCAGCGTGGACGCCGCGGTCGGCGACTTCGACGGGGACGGGCTGCGCGAGCTGGCGCTGACGACGCCCGAGGGCGAGGTGTGGCTGTGGCGCCCCTGA
- a CDS encoding acyl-CoA dehydrogenase family protein, producing the protein MGFEPRPELREQLDRIRRFVDDELLPLEPKLLSEGFVACVPDLEEKRRKVKEAGLWAPFLQAEHGGMGMPLMDFAYVSEVLGRTPIGHYAFHSQAPDVGNMELLIHAGTDAQKERFLGPLVRGEARSCFAMTEPEHAGSNPVWMSTVARQDGDDYVIDGHKWFTTSADGASFAIVMAVTDPEGEPHARASQILVPCDAPGFEIVRNISVMGHPGGGWASHSEVRLTGVRVPQDNRLGPEGSGFMLAQTRLGPGRIHHCMRWIGICERSFELMCRRAASREIAPGKTLGTRQIVQAWIAESRAEIDAARLMVLHTAEMIDRHGTFAAKNEISLIKFHVAGVMQRVVDRALQVHGALGMTDDTLLAFWYREERAARIYDGPDEVHKISVAKRILRGYER; encoded by the coding sequence ATGGGATTCGAACCTCGCCCCGAGCTGAGAGAGCAGCTCGACCGCATCCGCCGCTTCGTCGACGACGAGCTGCTGCCGCTCGAGCCGAAGCTCCTGAGCGAGGGCTTCGTGGCCTGCGTGCCCGACCTCGAGGAGAAACGGAGGAAGGTGAAGGAGGCGGGCCTCTGGGCGCCGTTCCTGCAGGCGGAGCACGGAGGCATGGGCATGCCGCTCATGGACTTCGCCTACGTCTCCGAGGTCCTCGGTCGCACGCCGATCGGGCACTACGCGTTCCACTCGCAGGCGCCGGACGTGGGCAACATGGAGCTGCTCATCCACGCCGGCACCGACGCGCAGAAGGAGCGCTTCCTCGGGCCGCTGGTGCGCGGGGAGGCGCGCAGCTGCTTCGCCATGACCGAGCCGGAGCACGCGGGCAGCAACCCCGTGTGGATGAGCACCGTCGCGCGCCAGGACGGCGACGACTACGTCATCGACGGCCACAAGTGGTTCACCACCTCCGCCGACGGCGCGTCGTTCGCCATCGTGATGGCGGTGACGGATCCCGAGGGCGAGCCGCACGCGCGCGCCTCGCAGATCCTCGTCCCCTGCGACGCGCCCGGCTTCGAGATCGTGCGCAACATCTCGGTGATGGGGCACCCCGGCGGCGGCTGGGCGAGCCACAGCGAGGTGCGCCTGACGGGGGTGCGCGTGCCGCAGGACAACCGGCTCGGCCCCGAGGGCTCCGGCTTCATGCTCGCCCAGACCCGACTCGGGCCGGGGCGCATTCACCACTGCATGCGGTGGATCGGCATCTGTGAGCGCTCGTTCGAGCTGATGTGCCGCCGCGCCGCCTCGCGCGAGATCGCGCCGGGCAAGACCCTGGGCACGCGGCAGATCGTGCAGGCGTGGATCGCGGAGAGCCGCGCCGAGATCGACGCGGCGCGCCTGATGGTGCTGCACACCGCCGAGATGATCGATCGGCACGGCACCTTCGCGGCGAAGAACGAGATCTCGCTCATCAAGTTCCACGTGGCCGGGGTGATGCAGCGCGTGGTGGACCGCGCGCTCCAGGTCCACGGCGCGCTCGGCATGACCGACGACACGCTGCTCGCCTTCTGGTACCGGGAGGAGCGCGCGGCGCGCATCTACGACGGGCCCGACGAGGTCCACAAGATCAGCGTCGCGAAGCGGATCCTGCGCGGCTACGAGCGCTAG